The following coding sequences lie in one Oceanicola sp. 502str15 genomic window:
- a CDS encoding TRAP transporter small permease: protein MLLLERVTGWIVATIFGVFVALTFLQVVLRYAFSNSLGWIDELCRYGFIWMVALAAAIAARQGTHMCITLLEEIAGQQFKRPFQILGDIGLIAFAALLGMGGWQLMQLNWTSLSPAMQLPIAYVEAILPIFGLLTALFAGEHAVRLLLNREIDAMQSEDT, encoded by the coding sequence ATGCTACTACTCGAACGGGTCACGGGCTGGATCGTGGCGACCATCTTCGGGGTGTTCGTCGCGCTGACCTTCCTTCAGGTGGTGCTGCGCTATGCCTTCTCCAACTCCCTCGGCTGGATCGACGAGCTGTGCCGCTACGGCTTCATCTGGATGGTGGCGCTGGCCGCGGCGATTGCGGCGCGGCAGGGCACGCATATGTGCATCACGCTGCTCGAAGAGATCGCCGGGCAGCAGTTCAAGCGCCCGTTCCAGATTTTGGGAGACATCGGGCTGATCGCCTTCGCGGCGCTGCTGGGGATGGGGGGATGGCAGCTGATGCAGCTGAACTGGACTTCGCTGTCCCCGGCGATGCAGCTGCCGATTGCCTACGTCGAGGCCATCCTTCCGATCTTCGGCCTGCTGACCGCGCTGTTTGCGGGCGAGCATGCCGTTCGGCTGCTCCTGAACCGCGAGATCGACGCGATGCAGAGCGAGGACACCTGA